atatggtgggtgcatcctccaggtccttgcactaatggaaccattgcaatgatgcatatggggacatatgcgtgtttaaggaggggagtggtgttgtaatccacaagttagtaggaattattagctagaggatcattactacaacacttaacgaatgatgattgaaagtacatgtaagtagacagactatggatcacatatctaagaaaggtcaatggattaagaccgaagctgtttagccaaattaataattcctggaaagaggaattattcttcgtcaggcttctaggaacaagattaccgctctagggataaggttaatcggattataccttccttgagaggagtggtgaaatgtttgaggccatggctgactggaggcagtctgattgtggaagttgaactagcaagtcctttggatccccgtttgcggcagcagggaagtgtagcagacagctatgcgagaacctgatgtgatcttagtgaccaagttaagtctgcagtatgtgagtattgaatgtaagactaaccgggtgtggagcgttgtagtaatcattccgtattagggacttaggcggaagttacgagtgtgggtggtgatcgcggaggtcaagtggtctatgggtattggaagtgtattgacctaatagagtatgttaatatgtatttatttgtcagagtccattctttgtaattaaatgacaaaacccgacggcctttaaataccttccatatgttcattcatggtgttccagtacaaacctagtggtacgcctcaagggtctggtgtgtgtaggagtatacggtggtagtaacggttgctgaggcaaggtgttatgtgttgtgtaatcgctgtgtcggaatgaaccggggttcagcgtcacgacatctaGGCTGCCAATTTATGGGATTCTAAGCGGCCATTTTATGTCCTACATGGCAACCCTTTTATGGGCCTAAAGGTGGTCATTTTATGTGCCTTAAGgaggtccttttttgggcctctaggcggccattttatgcctctaggcggcccctggaTGTGCCTCTAAGTGGCCTtttgtgtgcctctaggcggccctttatgtgcctctatacgGCTCTTAATGCGCCTCTAGgcgacccctttatgtgcctctaggcggcctttttatgtgcctctaggcggccctttatgtgcctctatacgGCCCTTAATGcacctctaggctgcccttttatgtacctctaggcggccctttatatacctctaggcggccctttatgtacctctaggcggctcctttaagtGCCtttaggcggtcctttatgtccctctaggcggccctttatgtcccTCTACgcggccatttatgtgcctctgaGCTGccattttatgtacctctaggcggccccttcatgcacttctaggcggcccttttatgtacctataggtggccctttatgtacctctaggtggctcttttatgtacctctaggcggcccctttatgtgcctctagtcagCCATTTTATATGATGAGCCTCTACGCGGCCCGCCATCATTGCTCCTATAAGAGACTCTCAGGGGACGGAAGTTTACTTGTAGTAAACTCCATGTAAGTTGTTAACATTATACTGTGAATATTGTCCACAAGAGAGCGGAGGGGGAGAGGGCGATCTACACAGAAGCTCAGCTGGGAACCCTtgcaagaaaataaataaataattcaaaGTCTAATTAATATGATATAGCAATGTTCGTGGTAAGGGGGTAGCTTTGGTACTCTTTAAAGATGTCCTCCCTACATATATGCCATTCcctgttgggcacatacccagcAGGAATTACTGTTAGAAATTAGGTGAGGCTAGCTCCCTGAGTAGGGTCTTCTAGCTCGCATAGACAGAGAAGCTGACATTATTTTTATTgatacagatttatcatttcttgttctattttgtgttgatgcaGTTAACAACTTATTATTACTACCTTCGATATAACTTTTCATCCTTTTGACAACATCAATAATATCAACTATACTTTCCGAAGAATGTGTAAACATAGCTTCCTGAACCTctcttaataagggagatttctaattcctgagatcaactttgtcattcttctctttatgggttcaagtcaaattatgtccagtatattgtatgttgaccaaactgaactgcataatctaaataggtccttacaagagcaagataaaggcagagaataacattactaaatgctacactgtatatttctgtgtgagaaaatgagcaccattactctacctaaaccagaagccaacaccacaatgatcacaggagttaggtcaaaatattgacaagttttaagttataaaataaaacaaaatgcaggaggcagactttggaattttatttgttttagtgatctcaaaaatgtatttcttacccaatgtttaacactaacatcttgttttaataacgttaaattgttcttccagatgacagaaatctgaagagtataaagacagaagaaaataattagttaaagaacaaattgaaaataacaaataaagctggaaccgaatattgcattaacatgtgaacacattttgtaaaatttggtttatttggaAATCACTTATATTTTTGGTCAATTAAGTGACTGTATTATGGTTAATGCAGTCGGATCATCACCGATTAGATCCGAGTTTGATTCCCTGGCAGTGTGAGATGCTCAGcctcctgatacctctgttcacctagcagtaaacattaacctggaaattagtcaactgttgagggatgcatcctgaggaaggtctgtcgttggcttaggaaggcctacacaagcctaacaagctgcccgtctccgacagtgggaaacaatgttatgtttttaaacataatataataacaaaaccaGCGTGGAACATTTACTGCTTGTGTGAAACTTGACAACAGTTGTGTGAGGTGAGAATCATACGGCCCAATATGGCGGCCTCGAGTCCTGTTATCCAACCGGAAGATGTGAACAGACTGCGGTATGGACTGGCTGTGACTAAGGCAGGACGAGACGCGCTAGCAAGTGTGTTTATGTGGTCGTACCGGGGCACCTTCCCAGTAGTGACTTACCTCACTCAGGACTTGGGGTACACCAATGCTCAGTACAGGCGTGTCTTTGATGATCACCAGAGGAATAAACTCGAAGCTTCTTCTGACGCGGCTACTTTTGACATCACCCTGTTGTATAAACTCCTGCaacgtgtgtgtggtctggctgagatgaatgaccccacgtggaccactccagggcctcagggaccatcacctgaacacctcatttacagcctgaagcaacaccgaaacatgttggcccatgataatgtgggaatgtcagagcaagatcttacgtcaacactgacggagctcagtgacttattggccaagatgctggctgaggccggcgtccggtgtgggacaaacagccaggatgtggaccacgtgaccagagaTGTCAATAAGTATATTGATGGTCTGCTAGCGAAGGTCAGAGAGCCGCTGGATCCCTCAGATGTGGCGTACTTGCCTCAGCTCCGCCAGGAGATTAAGATGTTCAAAAGCCACATCACAGAAGAGGTTAAGCAGATGAGCAAGCAGGAGCTAACTGACGAGTATAAACTGCTGTACCAGATTGTTCCCGCACCCTGGCTCCTCCTCAACATTAACTACAACCCAAGTCTTGCTTTTACACGACTACGACTCCTTGAAGATCCCGTCATAGGGGCAAGACCCTCCCATGCGGCCAAGGGTCAAGATAGCACAAAACCCTCCCACGCTGCCAAGGGTCAGGATATAAACAATGAAAACATCTTGAGCATGAGACGAGAGGACGGTAGAGTCCCTCAGTGTGTCCTCCTGACGGGGGAAGGTGGTATGGGCAAGACAACTttactcaagctcatcctcgagaaGTGGGTAGAGGAACCTGCTGCCATACGTCACCTGGGCACTGTGGACCTCGTTTTCTATGTACAGTGCAGGGACTCACATCTTAATACCTTCGATGATCTCCTCCGCCAGTTGCTGCCTCAAACACTTCGTGATTCTGGTGCCGACTTCCAGCTGTTTAAGGAGATAATCTTGAGCTTAAATATATTAGTCCTGATTGACGGCTACGACGAGGTCAACGACCATTCAGGAAGGCTGGTGAAGGAGCTGTTGCACCTGCCTGGCAAGGATGTGAGGTTGGTGATAACCACACGGCCGAGGTGGGACCAACAACTGTCACAGCTCgtcccacacaccagacctcgctgcaacatcctcgtcttgggcatcactccagaacgtcgcgtggagttcgccgagagaaccatcaaggtgctggtggaggaagagtgCCAACGGCGTGTCATCACAGGGAGGTTTACCCAGCGGCTGGAGCAGATGAGTCAGttcctgggtgagtacctcaacactccactcaccttgaccttgttggcgctgctgtgtgtcgaggctccagaagaatttaacaacctcaccacaaacACTCAAGTCTACGAGAAGATTCATGACTTCATAACCAACAAATTAGTGTCCAGACTCACAGACAAACACGTGACCGAACCCAAAGGAAAATGTGACGAAAATGTGAAAAAGTTTTTGAGGTTCTTAGAAGAGATTAGtttaagagggatccagaggAAGGAGTACGACCTTTGGCCGGAGACAGAAGCGGAGATTAGGGagaagtgtgacactctgggactGCCGCAGGAGGAGGTCTTGTCCAACTATTTCACAAGAACCAGCTACCGTCGGGGTCtcaatgtggtgtgggtgtttggctaTTTTCACGCCAGGTACCAAGAGTATTGTGCCAGCAGGGGGCTGGTCGATCTCTTGTTGAGGGCTGAGCAAGACCGAGGTGATCCAGCATCACACCGTGTGTCAGGGGAAAGCTCTACAATCATTGACCTCTTGGTGGatgttgtggtgtgggtgattgGCTATTTTCACGCCAGATACCAGGAGTATTGTGCCAGCAGGGGGCTGGTCGATCTCTTGTTGAGGGCTGAGCAAGACCGAGGCGATCCAGCATCACACCGTGTGTCAGGGGAAAGCTCTACAATCATTGACCTCTTGGTGGATGTTGTACGTAAGGAAAAACGCTCCTTGGGAGATCACCTGAGAGGGTCAAAGTTTGATATTAGCGCCGTGCTACAAGAGTTTAGGAAGCGCCCCAGATGGCAGAACATTTTAGTCAGCACTACCGGGGTGCTGTGTGCCCGGAGAGTAGAGCACAGGTTCATTACTCACATAATTGACCTGTGCAAGATGGTTACACCTGAGACTGACGAGCTGTTGAAGCATGTAGCAGAGTCCCGCGGGAGTGAGCACGTCATCCAAGCCGTGTGTGAGAAGCTGCGTACAGAACAAGAGTGGGAAATAGAGAGTGTTGACTCGTGGGTTGTCCTGCCGCTTGTTCTTAAGAAGGTGACACCTAAGAACATTTACCTATACATAAACGATACACCCCAACTAAAGCAGTGTCTGTCTACACTGTCAGTGCTGGCAAAAATGAAGGTAACCATATCCTTAGGTCTTCACTATAGTTTAGACAGAAAAGAGAGAAGTGTTATAAATAAACAATGTTTGGAGAGGCTGACAGCCCCCGGCAGTAAGTGTACCTTAGAGGAGTTTCGTGGTGACTTGCCTGAGGCAGCCatacccctcctgcctcacaccctcGAGAGCCTCCTCCTGCACCTCACACTACagcaactgcccgtcctcatccgtCACCTGCCTCACCTTCCTCACCTGGAGACTCTtggtaaatattcatattttccaccataattttagggttatttattaataccaaaattacgcaaagggcttcattcgtcatgtttaatatagtaattcagatttatattgtttacatatatgtttacAATCTTATGGACGAAAGactccttatattgtttacaaacataatcaccttaagtgagacaaacaccttatattgtttacaaatatattcatcttatggacgacaaacacctgatattgtttacaaatatagtcaccttaagggagacaaaaccttatattgtttacaaatatagtcaccttaagggagacaaacaccttatattatttacaaatatattcaTCTTATGGACGACAAACACctaatattgtttacaaatatagtcaccttaagagcgacaaacaccttatattgtttacaaatatagtcaccttaagagcgacaaacaccttatattgtttacaaatatagtcaccttaagggtgacaaacctTCTACTTTGATTACAAATATAGACTTATTAAGGGCGACTACTCCATGAATAATAAATTTTCGAAACATTCCGCTGCTGTATATATTCTTGTGCATAAATAATTTCATGAAGTATTTAGCGGCGCCAAACTTTTGGTTCAGATGACTTACCACTTTGACTTTGACTCGTGTTACAGatctcctttcactgtgacctaattcctgttcaagatgacctttcactgtgacctaattcctgttcaggatgacctttcactgtgacctaattcctgttcaggatgacctttcactgtgacctaattcctgttcaggatgacctttcactgtgacctaattcttgttcaagatgacctttcactgtgacctaattcctgttcaagatgaccttttactgtgacctaattcctgttcaagatgacctttcacactgacctaattcctgttcaagatgacctttcactgtgacctaaatcctgttcaagatgacctttcactgtgacctaattcctgttcaagatgaccttttactgtgacctaattcctgttcaagatgacctttcactgtgacctaattcctgttcaggatgaccttttactgtgacctaattcctgttcaagatgacctttcacactcacctaattcctgtttaagatgacctttctctgtgacctaattcctgttcaagatgaccattcactgtgacctaattcctgttcaggatgacctttcactgtgacctaattcctgttcaagatgaccttttactgtgacctaattcctgttcaagatgacctttcactgtgacctaattcctgtccaaggtgaccttttactgtgacctaattcctgttcaagatgacctttttctgtgacctaattcctgttcaggatgacctttctctttgacctaattcctgtttaagatgaccttttactgtgacctaattcctgttcaagatgacctttcactgtgacctaattcctgttcaagatgacctttcactgtgacctaattcctgttcaagatgacctttcacactgacctattcctgttcaagatgacctttcacactgacctaattcctgtttaagatgacctttcagtgtgacctaattcctgtccaagatgacctttcactgtgacctaattcctgttcaagatgaattttctctgtgacctaattcctgtccaagatgacctttcacactgacctaattcctgttcaagatgacctttcactgtgacctaattcctgctcaagatgacctttcacactgacctaattcctgtttaagatgacctttcagtgtgacctaattcctgtccaagatgacctttcactgtgaccttgatCCCTTGGTTAATTAGACCCTTGGTTAATTAACTTTGATCCTTAATTCAGGTGACCCATCTATCCCTGTGACCTTGATACTTGGTCCAGATGACCTGTCACTGTGACCTTGATACTTGGttcagatgacctttcactgtgaccttgacttagtttatatgaccttctaatgcgaccttgaccattgataaagatgaccatgactgtgaccttgaccattgatacagatgaccttgactgtgaccttgaccatgacacagatgaccttgaccattgatacagatgatcttgaccattgatacagatgaccatgactgtgaccttgaccatgacacagatgaccttgaccattgacacagatgaccttgaccattgatacagatgaccatgactgtgaccttgaccatgacacagatgaccttgaccattgacacagatgaccgtgaccattgacacagatgaccttgaccattgatgcagatgaccttgaccattgatacaggtgaccttcactgtgaccttgaccattgatacagatgaccttgaccattgctacagatgaccttgaccattgatacagatgaccttgaccattgatacagatgaccttgactgtgaccttgaccattgatacagatgaccttgaccattgctacagatgaccttgaccattgatacagatgaccttgaccattgatacagatgaccttgactgtgaccttgaccattgatacagatgaccttgaccattgatacagatgaccttgaccgtgGCTTTTAAAAGCTATTAATACATAGTTTAGATGCTATTAATACTGTCCAAAATACGGACTTGTCATCAAGTAATAAACCCAGCAGTAAGGTGAGTGGATGGCTCAGTATGTCTTCTTGTTATATATTAGAACATACCAGTAACGACAGTGACTGTATCTCAGTGTATGTCTTCAGACATTGACCTGGACGTCAggagctacgtggacccggacaccctggacgccacgggctacgtggacccggacaccctggacgccacgggctacgtggacccggacaccctggacgccacgggctacgtggacccggacaccctggacgccacgggctacgtggacccggacaccctggacgccacgggctacgtggtcccggacaccctggacgccacgggctacgtggacccggacaccctggacgccacgggctacgtggacccggacaccttggacgccacgggctacgtggtcccggacaccctggacgccacgggctacgtggacccggacaccctggatgccacgggctacgtggacccggacaccttggacgccacgggctacgtggacccggacaccctggacgccacgggctacgtggacccggacaccctggacgccacgggctacgtggacccggacaccctggacgccacgggctacgtggacccggacaccctggacgccacgggctacgtggacccggacaccctggacactCTGCCGTACCAGGGAAGGACGCTCGGCCTGACCATCTTCTGGGACGTCACTGATGACGACCCCGCCATAGACTGGTGCTGCCACCTGGCGGCTCAGCTGTGTCCTCCCTCAAGAGGAGGGTATAGTCGCCTGGTCTTCTCTAACACGCGTCTCACCAGTACGTATTCACGACATTTTAACACGTGAATATCTGTAACTCAGTTGTTTAATTCACAGTGCTTCCAGTGGTTTCAAAAATATTTTTACATTAAAGGTCATGAATTAGAGAACTTATAAGGCTTCTTGAGTAACTTTGAGCACCGTTTAGCGACCAAGAATATTCATTAAGCAAGCTTCACTGCTTATAAGATAACACTGATCAATATTTAGCCCAACATTGTCTTGCTTAATACAAGCTAGATTTACTTGATATAAGTTTTCTTTGGCATGAGTGTGTGACatagacaggtgtgggtggggagagtagccaggtgtgggctttagtgttccctctcatgtgcaggtgtgggtcgggagagtagccaggtgtgggctttagtgttccctctcatgtgcaggtgtgggtcgggagagtagccaggtgtgggctttagtgttccctctcatctacaggtgtgggtcgggagagtagccaggtgtgggctttagtgttccctctcatgtgcaggtgtgggtcgggagagtagccaggtgtgggctttagtgttccctctcatgtgcaggtgtgggtcgggagagtaggcaggtgtgggcttccgtgttccctctcatctacaggtgtgggtcgggagagtaACCAGGTGTGGGCATCAGTGTCCCCTCTCATAtgcaggtgtgggtcgggagagtagccaggtgtgggctttagtgttccctctcatgtacaggtgtgggtggggagagtagccaggtgtgggctttagtgttccctctcatgtgcaggtgtgggtcggaagagtagccaggtgtgggcttccgtgttccctctcatgtacaggtgtgggtggggagagtagccaggtgtgagcTTCCGTGTTCCTTCCCATCTGTAGGTGTGGGtgaggagagtagccaggtgtggtcttccgtgttccctctcatgtacaggtgtgggtggggagagtagccaggtgtgagcTTCCGTATTCCTccccatctacaggtgtgggtcgggagagtagccaggtgtgggcttccgtgttccctctaatctacaggtgtgggaggggagagtagccaggtgtgacaacgtttgttttcatgtattagctacgttattgtgtggttgtaaataagttgccacaacttactgcacaactttggctaaacaattttgagactgtgtcgcaaccttaaatgttgcataaaaatcgttttcctgattgatggaatatatataaaaaatgtagaaatatttaaaaaatatatttttacatatactagaaataaaacTGAACCATAATAACAGGCaggttaaaaatattttattcattactttcacttaatggagaatccatggtagtggtggtggaattgttgctgggttgtggttggtggcagtggtggtaggttgtgattggcggcagtggtgggtgatgtttattgatggtagtagtggttggttctagttgtggttggtggtggtggtggttgatggtagtgtttgttgatggttgtggtggttaattgttgtggtggttgatggttgtggtggttgattgttgtgatggatgatggttttggtggttgattattgtggtggttgattgttgtggtggttaatggttgtggtggttgattgttgtggtggttgatggttgtggtggtgtattgttgtggtggttaatggttgtggtgggtgatggttgtggtggttgattgttgtggtggttaattattgtgggggttgattgttgttgtggttaatggttgtgggggttaattattgtggtggttgatggttgtggtggttgattgttgtggtggttgattgttgtggtggttgatggttgtggtggttgattgttgtggtggttaatggttgtggtggttgatggttgtggtggttaatggttgtgggggttgatggttgtggtggttgattgttgttgtggttgattgttgtggtggttgattgttgtggtggttaattattgtggtggttgatggttgtggtggttaatggttgtggtgggtgatggttgtggtggttgatggttgtggtggttgattgttgtggtggttaatggttgtggtggttgatggttgtggtggttaatggttgtgggggttgatggttgtggtggttgattgttgttgtggttgattgttgtggtggttgattgttgtggtggttaattattgtggtggttgatggttgtggtggttaatggttgtgggggttaattattgtggtggttgatggttgtggtggttgattgttgtggtggttaatggttgtggtggttgattgttgtggtggttaatggttgtgggggttgattgttgtggtggttgatggttgtggtggttaattattgtggtggttgatggttgtggtggttgattgttgtggtggttgattgttgtggttattgatggttgtggtggttaattattgtggtggttgatggttgtggtggttgattgttgtggtggttgattgttgtggtggttgatgggtgtggttggggggttaattgcagtggtggttgttgtggttcgtGATGGTAGTGGATGATTGTTGTACTTTATGTAGTGGCGATTGTTGGTTATAGTTCGCGTGGGTGGTGGTTtattgtgttgtttggtggtagtggtggttgattgttggtggtagtggtggttgattgttgttggtggtaggggtggttgattgttgtagtTGGTGTTggtttatggttgttgttgatagTAGTGGTGATTGATTGTTGTGATTGTTGATGATTGTTTAGGTTGATGGTTATTGATAGTTATGGTTATTGATAGTAGTTGAAATTGaagttgaaataagtttattgaggtaaaatacacacaaagggatgaggtagctcaagctattctcaccccgttcagtacaacgtgttcatacatatatagacacacatcacaaacaataaacatattaccgaacattctgagagataaacatatacatttcctcctttacacaagtagtatggtatcagacgtacacacaaatacttttatgacttaggtatactgtatagacaatttgcaagagacatgcagataattcaacaaaagattacagtcttggtgcaaaattcttatatctctccagaatatcatcaacttTTCCGTTgtgacatccaggctatttgttcaggaacagtccttatctcagtgtttctatatacattaatcaacggacaatcaagaacataatgggcaagggtgtgagaccttaacatgccacatagtttacacttcgggtcattatcatgaacatctatcccatattcccagtaatatttgtacccaagcctgagccgcatgtgtacagtcactccaagcatttctccttttgccataagtgaaatggatgttttgactcacacacatgtagtgttgcatggtttggcttccctcatacattatacctctcctcgccacttctgcctgtgcctgaatatttctgattttgcttcttatttgtctcattgtgaattcgcattcgatgtcaacttgtggttttaatgtggcacgt
This window of the Procambarus clarkii isolate CNS0578487 chromosome 46, FALCON_Pclarkii_2.0, whole genome shotgun sequence genome carries:
- the LOC138350614 gene encoding uncharacterized protein codes for the protein MAASSPVIQPEDVNRLRYGLAVTKAGRDALASVFMWSYRGTFPVVTYLTQDLGYTNAQYRRVFDDHQRNKLEASSDAATFDITLLYKLLQRVCGLAEMNDPTWTTPGPQGPSPEHLIYSLKQHRNMLAHDNVGMSEQDLTSTLTELSDLLAKMLAEAGVRCGTNSQDVDHVTRDVNKYIDGLLAKVREPLDPSDVAYLPQLRQEIKMFKSHITEEVKQMSKQELTDEYKLLYQIVPAPWLLLNINYNPSLAFTRLRLLEDPVIGARPSHAAKGQDSTKPSHAAKGQDINNENILSMRREDGRVPQCVLLTGEGGMGKTTLLKLILEKWVEEPAAIRHLGTVDLVFYVQCRDSHLNTFDDLLRQLLPQTLRDSGADFQLFKEIILSLNILVLIDGYDEVNDHSGRLVKELLHLPGKDVRLVITTRPRWDQQLSQLVPHTRPRCNILVLGITPERRVEFAERTIKVLVEEECQRRVITGRFTQRLEQMSQFLGEYLNTPLTLTLLALLCVEAPEEFNNLTTNTQVYEKIHDFITNKLVSRLTDKHVTEPKGKCDENVKKFLRFLEEISLRGIQRKEYDLWPETEAEIREKCDTLGLPQEEVLSNYFTRTSYRRGLNVVWVFGYFHARYQEYCASRGLVDLLLRAEQDRGDPASHRVSGESSTIIDLLVDVVVWVIGYFHARYQEYCASRGLVDLLLRAEQDRGDPASHRVSGESSTIIDLLVDVVRKEKRSLGDHLRGSKFDISAVLQEFRKRPRWQNILVSTTGVLCARRVEHRFITHIIDLCKMVTPETDELLKHVAESRGSEHVIQAVCEKLRTEQEWEIESVDSWVVLPLVLKKVTPKNIYLYINDTPQLKQCLSTLSVLAKMKVTISLGLHYSLDRKERSVINKQCLERLTAPGSKCTLEEFRGDLPEAAIPLLPHTLESLLLHLTLQQLPVLIRHLPHLPHLETLDIDLDVRSYVDPDTLDATGYVDPDTLDATGYVDPDTLDATGYVDPDTLDATGYVDPDTLDATGYVVPDTLDATGYVDPDTLDATGYVDPDTLDATGYVVPDTLDATGYVDPDTLDATGYVDPDTLDATGYVDPDTLDATGYVDPDTLDATGYVDPDTLDATGYVDPDTLDATGYVDPDTLDTLPYQGRTLGLTIFWDVTDDDPAIDWCCHLAAQLCPPSRGGYSRLVFSNTRLTSVGGERLLRGLHRRGVTGDKLTIWIRDSEENKKYLRELSASLNNFNNVYIW